In one Pseudomonas sp. R84 genomic region, the following are encoded:
- a CDS encoding LysR family transcriptional regulator yields MANALPDLKLLRIFVSVVRHQGFANAQQELNLSTSAISTYMSQLEAALGLVLCHRGRGGFSLTSKGELFHQETLRLLAELEGFEQYAAALKGELRGTLNLGVIDSTVSDKALPFAEAIGAYSQEHPAVHLHLSVMSPYELQLGVQDNRLDLAIGAFSTRMSGLIYMPLYREQHWLYCSSRHPLFNERRIPEQVITQQRMVGRGYWSQAELARHGFKHSAATVESMEAQLILVLSGAYIGYLPEHYAQAWADKGDLRVLLPATFGYQAPFSMIMRRGRSREPLIQTFRDLLKAQLNQA; encoded by the coding sequence ATGGCCAACGCTTTACCCGACCTGAAACTGTTGCGCATCTTCGTCAGCGTCGTGCGTCATCAGGGTTTCGCCAACGCCCAACAGGAACTCAACCTGTCGACCTCGGCGATCAGCACCTACATGAGCCAGCTCGAAGCCGCGCTCGGCCTGGTGCTGTGTCATCGCGGGCGCGGCGGGTTCAGCCTGACCAGCAAGGGCGAGCTGTTCCATCAGGAAACCCTGCGCCTGCTCGCCGAGCTCGAAGGTTTCGAGCAATACGCCGCCGCGCTCAAGGGCGAACTGCGTGGCACGCTCAACCTCGGCGTGATCGACTCCACCGTCAGTGACAAGGCCTTGCCGTTCGCCGAAGCCATCGGCGCCTACAGCCAGGAACACCCGGCGGTGCATTTGCATCTGTCGGTGATGAGCCCGTACGAACTGCAACTCGGCGTGCAGGACAACCGTCTCGATCTGGCCATCGGTGCGTTTTCCACGCGCATGAGCGGTCTGATCTACATGCCGCTGTACCGCGAGCAGCATTGGCTGTACTGCAGCAGCCGCCATCCGTTGTTCAACGAGCGGCGCATTCCCGAGCAAGTCATCACCCAGCAACGCATGGTCGGACGTGGTTACTGGAGTCAGGCCGAACTGGCGCGACACGGCTTCAAACACAGCGCGGCGACGGTGGAAAGTATGGAGGCGCAGCTGATTCTGGTGCTGTCCGGCGCCTACATTGGTTACTTGCCAGAACACTACGCTCAGGCCTGGGCCGACAAGGGTGACCTGCGCGTGCTGCTGCCGGCGACCTTCGGTTATCAGGCGCCGTTTTCGATGATCATGCGTCGCGGCCGTAGCCGCGAACCGCTGATCCAGACCTTCCGTGATCTGCTCAAAGCACAGCTCAATCAGGCTTAA
- a CDS encoding DTW domain-containing protein yields the protein MSRIQCPRCLRPQTHCLCPLIPSLDSRTRVLLLQHPSEVNHALNTARLAALGLSNAELIVGEVFEDLPALLNRPGYRARLLFPADDAQPMQAYGESDEPLLLVVPDGTWRKARKMLHLNPLLAALPRVTLAEGGVSRYRLRKAPGPGALSTIEAIVQALQTLEAPTSFEPLLKPFEALIEGQIAAMGEETFQRNHGDR from the coding sequence ATGTCCAGAATTCAATGCCCGCGCTGCCTGCGCCCCCAAACCCATTGCCTGTGCCCGTTGATCCCGAGCCTCGACAGCCGCACGCGGGTATTGCTGTTGCAGCATCCGAGCGAGGTCAATCATGCGTTGAATACTGCGCGGTTGGCGGCTCTGGGGTTGAGCAATGCCGAGTTGATTGTTGGCGAAGTGTTCGAGGATTTGCCGGCGCTGCTGAACCGTCCGGGCTATCGGGCGCGGTTGTTGTTTCCCGCTGATGATGCGCAGCCGATGCAGGCTTACGGCGAGTCCGATGAACCCCTGTTGCTGGTCGTTCCGGATGGCACGTGGCGCAAGGCGCGCAAGATGTTGCACCTCAATCCGCTGCTGGCGGCGTTGCCACGGGTGACGCTGGCCGAAGGTGGGGTGTCGCGCTATCGCTTGCGCAAGGCACCGGGGCCGGGGGCGTTGTCGACCATCGAGGCTATTGTGCAGGCGTTGCAGACGCTGGAAGCACCGACGTCATTCGAGCCGTTGCTCAAGCCGTTCGAGGCCTTGATCGAGGGGCAGATTGCGGCGATGGGGGAGGAGACGTTTCAGCGTAATCATGGCGATAGATAA
- a CDS encoding HlyD family type I secretion periplasmic adaptor subunit, with product MSASTDSKDRGYFDSFGKSAEAEFMPETAGASLQDSPRWSRITVWLAAALLISAVVWAKFAVLEEVTMGEGKAIPSSKIQVIQNLEGGIVTEIFFREGQMVNKGDTLLRLDDTRFRSNKGESEADRYALTAQVERLSAEAEGRPFKLSDEVIAKAPQVAEDERSLYEQRQRRLASEQRTLSEQLRQKTQELAEFRSKQGQFSSSLALLQQEMNMSEPLVKTGAVSPVEILRLKRSAVEIRGSLNATTLAIPRAESAIAEIRSKIDESEQTFRSEAAKELNEKRTDLSKITATSIAIDDRVTRTTVTSPVHGVIKQLKVNTIGGVVQPGSDMVEIVPLEDNLLIEAKVRPQDVAFLHPGQKAMVKFSAYDYTIYGGLSAKLELIGADTITDDKGNSFYLIQVRTDKNHLGGDVKPLLIIPGMVATVDIITGEKSVLDYLLKPVLKARTEAMRER from the coding sequence ATGTCTGCTTCCACCGATAGCAAAGATCGCGGCTACTTCGACAGTTTCGGCAAAAGCGCCGAAGCCGAGTTCATGCCGGAAACCGCCGGCGCATCCTTGCAGGATTCGCCGCGCTGGTCGCGGATCACCGTGTGGCTGGCGGCGGCGCTGCTGATCAGCGCGGTGGTCTGGGCCAAGTTCGCTGTGCTCGAAGAAGTGACCATGGGCGAAGGCAAGGCGATTCCTTCGAGCAAGATTCAGGTGATCCAGAACCTTGAGGGCGGCATCGTCACCGAGATTTTCTTTCGTGAAGGGCAGATGGTGAACAAGGGCGACACCTTACTGCGTCTGGATGACACACGCTTTCGCTCGAACAAGGGCGAGAGCGAGGCCGATCGCTATGCGTTGACCGCGCAGGTCGAACGGCTGTCGGCGGAGGCCGAGGGCCGGCCGTTCAAGCTCTCCGATGAAGTCATCGCCAAAGCCCCGCAAGTCGCCGAAGACGAGCGCTCGCTGTACGAACAACGTCAGCGACGGCTGGCCAGCGAACAGCGCACGCTCAGCGAACAACTGCGGCAGAAGACTCAGGAACTCGCCGAGTTTCGCTCCAAGCAGGGTCAGTTCAGCTCAAGTCTGGCGTTGCTGCAGCAAGAAATGAACATGTCCGAGCCGCTGGTGAAAACCGGTGCGGTATCACCGGTGGAAATCCTCCGACTCAAACGCAGCGCCGTAGAAATCCGCGGCTCATTGAACGCGACAACGCTGGCTATCCCCCGCGCCGAATCGGCAATTGCCGAGATCCGCAGCAAGATCGACGAGTCGGAACAAACCTTCCGCTCCGAAGCTGCCAAAGAGCTGAATGAGAAACGCACCGACCTGTCGAAAATCACCGCCACCAGCATCGCCATTGACGACCGCGTCACCCGCACAACGGTGACCTCACCGGTGCATGGGGTGATCAAGCAATTGAAGGTCAACACCATCGGCGGCGTGGTTCAACCGGGCAGCGACATGGTTGAAATCGTACCGCTGGAAGACAACCTGTTGATCGAGGCCAAAGTGCGGCCGCAGGACGTCGCGTTCCTGCATCCGGGCCAGAAAGCCATGGTCAAGTTCAGTGCCTACGACTACACGATTTACGGTGGGCTGAGCGCCAAGCTTGAGTTGATCGGTGCCGACACGATCACCGATGACAAGGGCAACAGCTTCTATCTGATTCAGGTGCGTACCGATAAAAACCACTTGGGCGGGGATGTGAAACCGCTGCTGATTATTCCGGGGATGGTGGCGACGGTGGACATTATTACCGGGGAGAAAAGTGTTCTGGATTACCTGCTCAAACCGGTACTGAAAGCGCGGACCGAGGCGATGCGCGAACGGTAA
- a CDS encoding type I secretion system permease/ATPase → MTSMEPGHTGIDPRLSFDDPLLDGLLILCKLHGATVSRASLSAGLPLNKQRLSLDLLPRAAARAGLQARILRRELKDISPLNLPILLLLNDGRTAVLRRFGDDGKALILPSEADGGEQWISRDELTEHYSGQALFARPRHELEDLRSPLVPRVHAWFRDTLKLSKWLYSDAILASFLINLLGLMVPLFVMQTYDRVVPNQATSTLWVLSIGLLIGTGFELVLRVVRAHLLDTAGKKTDVILSATLFERITGMSMKARPATIGGFAQSIHDFQGLREFLTAVTLTSLIDLPFVVLMLVVIGLLGGWLVVIPLLAFPITIIFAMIIQVRLRDTVQKSLSLGAERQAVLIETLGGLETLKACSAESERQHKWESTHGALTRLDSHARNLSALATNGTLFIQQFSGMATIVAGVYSIIAGNLSVGALVASYMLGSRVLAPLGQIAGLITRYQQAQLTMKSTDALMALPQERDGKQRPLERTQLQGALDVSGVTFHYNGQNAPALSNVSFSLKPGERVGIIGRSGSGKSTLARLVMGFYEPEEGQLLLDGLDLRQLDVADLRQQIGYVAHDLPLLAGSLRDNLTLGARYISDSRMLEVAELTGVTELARQHPQGFDRPVGERGQLLSGGQRQAVLLARSLLLDPPIMLLDEPTSAMDNSSEDQLRQKLHGWVQGKTLLLVTHRTSMLSLVDRLLVLDNGRVVADGPKEAVIDALRKGRVGSAAV, encoded by the coding sequence ATGACCAGCATGGAACCCGGCCACACCGGGATCGATCCGCGGCTGAGCTTCGATGATCCGTTACTCGACGGTCTGTTGATCCTCTGCAAACTGCATGGCGCGACGGTCAGTCGCGCCAGCCTGAGCGCCGGGCTGCCGCTGAACAAACAACGCCTGAGCCTCGACCTGCTGCCGCGCGCAGCGGCCCGGGCCGGGTTGCAGGCGCGTATTCTGCGCCGTGAGCTGAAAGACATCTCGCCACTCAACCTGCCGATTCTGCTGCTGCTCAACGATGGTCGCACTGCTGTTTTACGGCGCTTCGGCGACGACGGCAAAGCACTGATCCTGCCCAGCGAAGCCGATGGCGGCGAGCAATGGATCAGCCGCGACGAACTCACTGAACACTACAGCGGCCAGGCCTTGTTCGCCCGTCCGCGCCATGAACTCGAAGACCTGCGATCACCGCTGGTGCCACGGGTGCATGCGTGGTTTCGCGACACCCTGAAGCTGTCGAAATGGTTGTATAGCGATGCGATTCTCGCCAGTTTCCTGATCAACCTGTTAGGCCTGATGGTGCCGCTGTTCGTCATGCAGACCTACGACCGCGTGGTGCCGAATCAGGCCACCTCGACCCTGTGGGTGTTGTCGATCGGTTTGCTGATCGGCACCGGATTTGAATTGGTGCTGCGGGTGGTGCGCGCGCACCTGCTCGACACCGCCGGCAAGAAAACCGATGTGATCCTTTCCGCGACTTTGTTCGAGCGCATCACCGGTATGTCGATGAAGGCACGGCCGGCGACCATCGGCGGTTTCGCGCAGAGCATTCATGACTTTCAGGGCCTGCGTGAATTTCTCACGGCGGTGACGTTGACCAGCCTGATCGACCTGCCCTTCGTGGTGCTGATGCTGGTGGTGATCGGCCTGCTCGGCGGCTGGCTGGTGGTGATTCCGCTGCTGGCGTTTCCGATCACCATCATCTTCGCAATGATCATTCAGGTGCGCCTGCGTGACACCGTGCAAAAGAGCCTGAGCCTCGGTGCCGAACGCCAGGCGGTGTTGATCGAAACCCTCGGCGGCCTGGAAACCCTCAAGGCCTGCAGCGCCGAAAGCGAGCGCCAGCACAAATGGGAGAGCACTCACGGCGCCCTCACCCGCCTCGACAGCCACGCACGCAATCTCTCGGCGCTGGCCACCAACGGCACCCTGTTCATTCAGCAGTTCTCGGGTATGGCGACGATTGTCGCCGGGGTTTACAGCATCATCGCCGGCAACCTCAGCGTCGGTGCGCTGGTCGCCAGTTATATGCTCGGCAGCCGCGTGCTCGCGCCGCTGGGGCAGATTGCCGGGCTGATCACCCGCTATCAGCAAGCGCAACTGACCATGAAAAGCACCGATGCGCTGATGGCTCTGCCGCAGGAACGCGACGGCAAACAACGGCCGCTGGAACGCACGCAACTGCAAGGCGCGCTGGACGTCAGCGGCGTGACCTTTCATTACAACGGCCAGAATGCGCCGGCGCTGAGCAATGTCAGCTTCAGCCTGAAACCCGGTGAGCGGGTCGGCATCATCGGTCGCAGCGGGTCGGGCAAAAGCACGTTAGCGCGATTGGTCATGGGCTTTTATGAACCCGAGGAAGGCCAGCTATTGCTCGACGGCCTCGACCTGCGCCAACTCGACGTCGCCGACCTGCGCCAACAGATCGGTTACGTCGCCCACGATCTGCCGCTGCTGGCCGGCAGTTTGCGCGACAACCTCACCCTTGGCGCACGCTACATCAGCGATTCACGCATGCTCGAAGTGGCCGAACTGACCGGCGTTACCGAACTCGCTCGCCAGCACCCGCAAGGCTTCGATCGTCCGGTGGGCGAGCGCGGGCAATTGCTCTCCGGCGGCCAACGTCAGGCCGTGTTGCTGGCGCGATCCTTGTTGCTCGATCCACCGATCATGCTGCTCGACGAACCCACCAGTGCCATGGACAACAGCAGCGAAGACCAACTGCGGCAGAAGCTGCACGGCTGGGTGCAAGGCAAGACACTGCTGCTGGTCACCCACCGCACTTCAATGCTGAGTCTGGTGGACCGCTTGCTGGTGCTGGACAACGGCCGGGTCGTCGCCGACGGTCCGAAAGAAGCGGTCATCGATGCACTGCGCAAGGGCCGTGTTGGCTCGGCGGCAGTCTAG
- a CDS encoding TolC family outer membrane protein, translated as MRVLTPLCSAVLLAMACTSQAQAMNLTEAIQSTIATHPELASRVDARLSADEQVKVAKGGFYPSVDLNAAYGRGYSDNTNTRAFGNHHTEILNYTQSELRLRQMLFDGFNTANEVERTKGVSNSRAYYAQGTAQDLALRTIEVYLEVLKRRELVTLARNNLQAHLRVNDQIGLRTERGVGSTADSDQSVARKALAQNNLDTAEVDLSDAEANFYSVVGRMPDELETPASTRGELPTELREAQQSMVDNNPYLKSAQADVQSAESQYEVAKSPFYPRFDAEAAVGANNNVQGDEGHDNEWRVGVVMNYNLFRGGSDKARLASDAHQINQAMDIRNNALRQLNENIRLAWNAMVNAKKQTPTAREYAETTKRVRAAYQDQFGLGQRTLLDLLDSENELYNANRRYTEIRYTEEYSMYRVLANMGQLLSKQRVVLPADAIAATEVKNEARLPELK; from the coding sequence ATGCGCGTTCTAACCCCCCTCTGCAGCGCGGTTTTGCTGGCCATGGCTTGCACTTCCCAAGCCCAGGCCATGAACCTCACCGAAGCCATTCAAAGCACCATCGCCACTCACCCGGAACTGGCCTCGCGGGTGGACGCTCGCCTGTCGGCTGATGAACAAGTCAAAGTCGCCAAGGGCGGCTTCTATCCGTCCGTCGATTTGAACGCCGCGTATGGCCGTGGCTACAGCGACAACACCAACACCCGGGCCTTCGGTAATCACCACACCGAAATTCTCAATTACACGCAGTCCGAGCTGCGCCTGCGGCAGATGCTGTTCGATGGCTTCAATACCGCCAACGAAGTCGAGCGCACCAAAGGCGTGTCCAATTCGCGCGCTTACTACGCGCAAGGCACCGCCCAGGATCTGGCCTTGCGCACCATCGAGGTCTACCTCGAAGTGCTCAAGCGTCGCGAACTGGTGACCCTTGCCCGCAACAACTTGCAGGCACACTTGCGCGTCAACGATCAGATCGGTTTGCGCACCGAACGCGGTGTTGGCAGCACCGCCGACTCCGATCAATCGGTCGCCCGTAAAGCGCTGGCGCAGAACAACCTCGACACTGCTGAAGTCGATCTGTCTGACGCCGAAGCCAACTTCTACAGCGTGGTCGGGCGCATGCCCGATGAGCTGGAAACCCCGGCCTCGACCCGCGGCGAACTGCCAACCGAATTGCGTGAAGCCCAGCAGAGCATGGTCGACAACAACCCGTACCTGAAGTCCGCCCAGGCTGACGTGCAATCGGCCGAGAGCCAGTACGAAGTCGCCAAGTCGCCGTTCTATCCACGCTTCGACGCGGAAGCGGCCGTCGGCGCGAACAACAACGTGCAGGGCGATGAAGGCCACGACAACGAATGGCGCGTGGGTGTGGTGATGAACTACAACCTGTTCCGAGGCGGCAGCGACAAGGCGCGCCTGGCCTCCGATGCGCACCAGATCAACCAGGCGATGGACATCCGTAACAACGCCCTGCGTCAGCTCAACGAGAACATTCGTCTGGCCTGGAACGCTATGGTCAACGCGAAGAAACAAACCCCGACCGCCCGCGAATATGCCGAAACCACCAAACGCGTACGCGCCGCGTATCAGGATCAGTTCGGCCTCGGCCAACGCACCCTGCTCGACTTGCTCGACAGTGAAAACGAGCTCTACAACGCCAACCGTCGCTACACCGAAATCCGCTACACCGAGGAATATTCGATGTACCGCGTGCTGGCAAACATGGGCCAATTGCTGAGCAAACAGCGGGTGGTGCTGCCAGCCGATGCGATCGCTGCGACCGAAGTGAAAAACGAAGCGCGCCTGCCCGAGCTGAAGTAA